In Virgibacillus sp. NKC19-16, a single genomic region encodes these proteins:
- a CDS encoding response regulator, giving the protein MSKEKRTSIVLIDDHKLFREGVKRILEFEPTFDIVAEGDDGNVAGKLVKEHKPDVVLMDINMPNMNGVQATKDLIRYFPKTNVIILSIHDDESYVTHALKTGAQGYLLKEMDSDSLIEAIKVVSEGGSYLHPRVTHNLVQEYRRLAKETMPMITERGVAYHTPLHILTKRESQVLQLLAEGKSNRAVSEALIISEKTVKNHVSNILQKMDCNDRTQAVVSAIKKGWVEVV; this is encoded by the coding sequence ATGAGTAAAGAGAAGCGTACCAGTATTGTTTTAATTGATGATCATAAGTTGTTTCGCGAAGGGGTTAAGCGCATTTTGGAGTTTGAACCAACATTTGACATCGTTGCAGAAGGTGATGATGGTAATGTTGCCGGGAAACTAGTAAAGGAACACAAGCCTGACGTTGTTTTAATGGACATTAATATGCCTAACATGAATGGGGTACAGGCCACAAAGGATCTAATTCGCTACTTTCCGAAGACAAATGTTATTATCCTTTCCATCCATGATGATGAAAGTTATGTGACGCATGCGCTAAAAACTGGAGCACAAGGGTATTTATTAAAAGAAATGGATTCGGATTCGTTAATTGAAGCGATTAAAGTTGTCAGTGAAGGGGGCTCCTATCTTCACCCAAGAGTAACGCATAACTTAGTTCAGGAGTATCGCCGTTTGGCAAAAGAAACAATGCCTATGATAACGGAAAGAGGCGTGGCATATCATACTCCACTTCACATACTGACAAAACGAGAAAGCCAAGTACTGCAATTATTAGCAGAAGGAAAAAGTAACAGAGCTGTTTCCGAAGCGCTGATCATAAGTGAAAAAACGGTTAAAAACCATGTCAGTAATATCCTGCAAAAAATGGATTGTAACGACCGTACACAGGCCGTTGTTTCCGCAATTAAAAAAGGTTGGGTAGAAGTGGTATAG
- the nagB gene encoding glucosamine-6-phosphate deaminase, whose translation MEMIKVKNYEEMSEKVCSLLINRIQHLENPVLGLATGSTPEGLYQNLIEKNKQPEVSFENVSTFNLDEYVGLEKTDPNSYHYYMHQKLFKHIDIKSKNAHLPNGMAGDLQKECRDYEDLIRKAQSVDVQILGLGLNGHIGFNEPGTPFSSRTHVVELDESTREANARFFDSMNDVPTKAITMGIKTIMESKSIILLVSGEGKAEAVARLLNGEVSEDFPASILQNHEHVTIVGDEAALGRV comes from the coding sequence ATGGAAATGATCAAAGTGAAAAATTATGAAGAAATGAGCGAGAAGGTTTGTTCCCTACTTATTAACAGGATACAGCATTTGGAAAATCCTGTATTAGGATTGGCAACCGGATCCACACCAGAGGGATTATATCAGAACCTGATTGAGAAAAATAAGCAACCTGAAGTATCATTTGAAAATGTCTCAACCTTTAATTTAGATGAATATGTTGGATTGGAAAAGACGGATCCAAATAGCTATCATTATTATATGCATCAAAAATTGTTTAAGCATATTGATATCAAAAGTAAAAATGCTCATTTGCCAAACGGCATGGCAGGTGATTTGCAAAAGGAATGCCGTGATTATGAGGATCTAATTCGCAAGGCGCAAAGCGTTGATGTGCAAATTCTGGGGCTCGGGTTAAATGGCCATATCGGTTTTAATGAGCCTGGAACGCCTTTTTCCAGCAGAACACATGTGGTTGAACTCGATGAGTCGACCCGAGAAGCAAATGCGCGGTTTTTCGATTCTATGAATGATGTTCCAACAAAAGCTATTACAATGGGAATTAAAACAATAATGGAAAGTAAATCCATTATTTTATTGGTCTCTGGTGAGGGAAAGGCCGAAGCAGTCGCCAGGTTATTGAATGGTGAAGTGTCTGAAGACTTTCCAGCTTCCATTTTACAAAACCATGAACATGTAACGATCGTTGGGGATGAGGCAGCGTTGGGGAGAGTTTGA
- a CDS encoding anti-repressor SinI family protein, which yields MKNTAEKSAIDVEWVELIKQAKILGMTADEVRLFLRKAGSKENA from the coding sequence ATGAAAAATACGGCTGAAAAAAGTGCAATTGACGTAGAGTGGGTTGAACTGATCAAGCAAGCTAAGATTTTAGGAATGACTGCGGATGAAGTCCGCCTATTTTTACGAAAGGCGGGAAGCAAAGAGAATGCATGA
- the sipW gene encoding signal peptidase I SipW, whose translation MKKRSVLKWVNRIVSTVLMILLVSVALMVVFTKLSGGEPEVFGYQLKTVLSGSMEPGIQTGSVIAVQSVDGDQRTNFQNGDVITFMEEENKLVTHRITEVATSNSGVLYTTKGDNNNAVDASPVLAENVVGVYSGFTIPYIGYLINFAQSPEGSALLLILPGILLFGYSIFTIWRTLSTLEKEQKETAEAK comes from the coding sequence TTGAAAAAACGTAGCGTTTTGAAATGGGTAAATCGGATTGTATCCACTGTATTAATGATTTTATTGGTCAGTGTAGCTTTAATGGTTGTCTTTACAAAGCTGTCAGGTGGAGAGCCGGAAGTATTTGGCTATCAACTGAAGACCGTTCTATCCGGTTCGATGGAGCCAGGCATTCAAACAGGATCGGTGATCGCGGTCCAATCCGTTGATGGTGATCAGCGCACAAATTTCCAAAATGGTGATGTTATCACGTTTATGGAAGAAGAAAATAAATTAGTCACCCACCGGATAACGGAGGTTGCGACCTCGAATAGTGGGGTCCTTTATACAACGAAAGGGGACAATAATAATGCTGTAGACGCTAGCCCGGTGTTAGCTGAAAATGTCGTGGGTGTATATAGCGGATTCACGATTCCTTATATAGGTTATTTGATTAATTTTGCTCAATCTCCTGAAGGAAGTGCGCTATTACTTATTTTACCTGGGATTTTACTATTCGGCTATTCCATTTTCACGATTTGGAGAACGCTAAGCACCCTAGAGAAGGAACAAAAAGAAACAGCTGAAGCAAAGTGA
- a CDS encoding DEAD/DEAH box helicase, translating to MGRVMQCEPLYYWSGESPQWPTHENACSWDGELTFVQQRAADRITSAVNAQEKELLIWAVCGAGKTEMLFPGITQALRLGKRVCIATPRADVVRELLPRIQKAFDTIEVQGLYGGSENKDGTAQIIIATTHQLLRYKAAFDLLIIDEIDAFPFHADPALPYAANRAKSDANTTIYLTATPRKDHRKQIMRKKLAHLFVPVRFHGHPLPVPKLQMSFSLKKELANEKVPEAFMKWVKTRKNPDRQLLIFVPTIQLAEKMKEKIADRLLEEGLLKTKDKAQAVHASDPDRAEKVQLFRDRKIDTLLTTTILERGVTFPSVDVAIIDTGHEVFDEAALVQISGRAGRSPDDPTGEVVFFHDGKTEAMTRAVQSIRQMNKRGKL from the coding sequence ATGGGGCGTGTGATGCAATGTGAGCCGCTTTATTACTGGTCAGGTGAATCCCCCCAGTGGCCAACACATGAGAACGCATGCTCATGGGACGGGGAGCTCACCTTTGTTCAACAAAGGGCAGCTGATCGGATTACGAGTGCCGTAAATGCCCAGGAAAAGGAGCTATTAATTTGGGCAGTATGTGGAGCCGGAAAAACGGAAATGCTCTTTCCCGGTATCACGCAAGCACTTCGCCTCGGCAAACGTGTTTGCATCGCTACACCACGAGCGGATGTTGTTCGCGAGCTTTTGCCACGCATTCAGAAAGCCTTTGATACGATAGAAGTTCAAGGGTTATATGGTGGAAGTGAAAATAAAGACGGCACAGCCCAAATCATTATCGCCACAACACATCAACTACTCAGATATAAAGCCGCGTTTGATTTACTGATTATTGATGAAATCGATGCCTTCCCCTTTCATGCTGATCCGGCTTTACCTTATGCAGCAAATCGAGCGAAATCAGATGCAAATACAACGATCTACCTAACAGCTACACCACGGAAAGATCACCGCAAGCAGATAATGAGGAAAAAACTTGCCCATCTATTTGTGCCAGTCAGATTCCACGGTCATCCCTTACCTGTTCCAAAGCTACAAATGAGTTTTTCCTTGAAAAAAGAATTGGCAAACGAAAAAGTCCCAGAAGCTTTTATGAAATGGGTGAAAACCAGGAAAAATCCGGACAGGCAATTATTAATCTTTGTTCCTACGATTCAACTGGCTGAGAAAATGAAAGAAAAGATAGCAGATCGCTTGCTGGAAGAGGGATTGCTTAAAACAAAAGATAAAGCACAAGCTGTTCATGCATCTGATCCGGATCGCGCAGAAAAAGTGCAGCTTTTTAGAGACAGAAAAATAGATACATTGCTTACAACAACCATATTAGAAAGAGGCGTTACTTTCCCATCAGTAGATGTTGCTATCATCGATACAGGTCATGAAGTGTTTGATGAAGCAGCCCTCGTACAAATTTCAGGAAGAGCTGGAAGAAGCCCGGATGATCCAACAGGAGAGGTTGTATTTTTTCATGATGGGAAAACAGAGGCAATGACGCGTGCCGTTCAGTCGATTCGCCAAATGAATAAACGGGGGAAGTTATGA
- a CDS encoding ComF family protein, whose product MHCLWCNSQIIQEVNWENLFILAKPKNLCQPCEEELEVLHGERCRRCSRISEDEVCLDCKWWDEQASRDTITSNFSVFAYNEMMQDMIAKWKYRGDYHLGNAFKSYFTQSFHEAFSYLDKDAIAVPVPLSNERLLERGFNQAKMLADFLPIETKEVITRVHTEKQSKKTRRERIGTKNPFEITKSINKSVILVDDIYTTGTTLRHAGALLHEHGCRKVYAYTLIRG is encoded by the coding sequence ATGCATTGTTTATGGTGCAACAGCCAAATTATTCAGGAAGTAAACTGGGAAAATCTATTTATATTAGCCAAACCGAAAAATCTATGTCAACCGTGTGAAGAAGAATTGGAAGTCTTGCATGGGGAGAGATGCAGGCGCTGTAGCCGGATAAGTGAAGATGAGGTCTGTTTGGATTGCAAATGGTGGGACGAACAGGCTTCAAGGGATACGATTACGTCTAATTTCTCCGTTTTTGCTTATAACGAAATGATGCAAGATATGATTGCGAAGTGGAAATATCGTGGTGATTATCACTTGGGAAATGCGTTTAAATCGTATTTTACACAATCATTTCACGAGGCATTTTCATATCTGGACAAAGATGCAATTGCTGTGCCGGTTCCGTTAAGCAATGAAAGACTGCTGGAACGCGGGTTTAATCAAGCAAAGATGCTAGCGGATTTTTTACCAATAGAAACGAAAGAGGTCATCACGCGTGTTCATACGGAAAAACAATCTAAAAAAACGCGCCGTGAAAGAATTGGAACAAAAAATCCATTCGAAATAACGAAATCTATTAACAAATCGGTCATTCTTGTCGATGATATATATACAACAGGTACAACATTACGCCATGCAGGAGCGTTATTGCATGAGCATGGCTGTCGCAAGGTTTATGCATATACCTTAATACGTGGATAG
- the nagA gene encoding N-acetylglucosamine-6-phosphate deacetylase produces MGSPTSLFVKNATIFTEEETITNGSILIKDGKIDTILQENEQLKSYPNRLKVIDGTYLHVIPGFIDGHIHGANGADVMDATESALDTMAAVLPKEGTTSFLATTITQSPENIERALQNIATYQNKQGQAEMIGAHLEGPFIEASKKGAQPLEYIMEPSIEQFKKWQNLSDNKIKTITMAPDLDEDGSFIRYLYDSGVNVSAGHTDTNFAGMKKAIAQGVRQVTHLCNAMPGIHHRDIGVVGAAFQLQELRGELIADGIHVSPEMLQLIYKNMGSERLILITDAMRAKCLQAGDYELGGQPVAVTSDRAVLEDGTLAGSILKMQQGARQMLRLADVSIENVIEMASVNPAKQLGIFAEKGSIALHKDADVLLVDDDLNIKYTICRGVVTFEEE; encoded by the coding sequence ATGGGCAGTCCGACCTCTTTATTTGTTAAAAATGCAACTATTTTCACCGAAGAAGAAACGATTACTAACGGGTCTATATTAATAAAAGATGGAAAAATAGACACGATTCTACAGGAAAATGAACAATTGAAAAGTTATCCGAATCGCCTGAAAGTGATAGATGGTACATATTTACATGTCATTCCCGGTTTTATCGATGGACATATCCATGGAGCTAATGGCGCTGATGTGATGGATGCGACCGAATCAGCGTTAGATACAATGGCAGCCGTCTTACCGAAAGAAGGGACGACAAGCTTCCTGGCAACAACCATAACACAGTCTCCAGAGAATATTGAACGTGCACTGCAGAATATAGCAACTTATCAAAATAAACAAGGTCAAGCTGAAATGATTGGCGCTCATTTGGAAGGCCCGTTTATTGAGGCAAGTAAAAAGGGCGCACAACCACTGGAATATATTATGGAACCATCTATTGAGCAGTTCAAAAAATGGCAAAATCTATCCGATAATAAAATTAAAACGATCACGATGGCGCCCGATCTCGATGAGGATGGCTCATTTATTCGGTATTTATATGATTCAGGTGTTAACGTATCTGCGGGTCATACGGATACCAATTTTGCTGGGATGAAAAAAGCTATTGCACAAGGCGTGCGTCAGGTGACACATCTGTGTAATGCAATGCCCGGAATTCATCACAGGGATATCGGTGTTGTAGGTGCTGCTTTTCAGCTCCAGGAGTTGCGCGGGGAATTAATTGCGGATGGCATTCATGTATCGCCAGAGATGCTTCAATTGATCTATAAAAATATGGGCAGTGAGCGATTGATTTTAATCACAGATGCGATGCGGGCAAAATGCTTACAGGCCGGAGATTATGAGCTAGGCGGGCAGCCAGTTGCCGTCACCAGTGATCGTGCGGTTCTAGAGGATGGAACGTTAGCCGGAAGTATTTTGAAAATGCAGCAGGGAGCTCGTCAAATGCTACGATTAGCGGACGTTTCGATAGAGAACGTTATTGAGATGGCTTCTGTCAATCCAGCTAAACAGCTCGGAATTTTTGCTGAAAAAGGAAGTATCGCATTACATAAAGATGCGGATGTTTTACTAGTCGATGATGATTTAAATATAAAATACACAATCTGTCGTGGTGTAGTAACATTTGAGGAGGAGTAG
- a CDS encoding DegV family protein: MKVAVMTDSTAYIPADIREEHHIHMVPLSVVFEDESYQEEIDITTEEFYQKVKEAESLPKTSQPSIGYIANKLEELAKDYDAVVSIHISSGISGTYEAVRSARQMVEGIDVYAYDSELSAMGQGFYVLEAVEMVKEGKSPKEIIARFDEIKQSIRAYFMVDDLSNLQRGGRLNGAQALVGSVLQVKPILHFVDKVIVPFEKIRTRKKAMSRISGLLEEDASKGKPIKAVFIHANNELAAAKMRDDFLEKYPSADTSIGYFGPVIGTHLGEGSVGICWYMK, from the coding sequence ATGAAAGTTGCTGTAATGACGGATAGTACGGCGTATATTCCTGCTGATATACGCGAGGAGCATCATATTCATATGGTTCCGCTTAGTGTCGTATTTGAGGACGAGTCCTATCAAGAGGAAATTGATATTACAACAGAAGAATTTTACCAAAAAGTGAAAGAGGCAGAAAGTTTGCCAAAAACTTCGCAACCATCGATTGGTTATATTGCAAATAAGTTGGAAGAATTAGCCAAAGACTATGATGCTGTTGTCTCGATTCATATCTCAAGTGGAATTAGTGGCACATATGAGGCAGTTCGCAGTGCGAGACAGATGGTTGAGGGTATCGATGTGTATGCCTATGATTCTGAACTCAGCGCCATGGGACAGGGCTTTTATGTATTGGAAGCAGTGGAAATGGTAAAAGAAGGTAAATCACCTAAGGAGATTATCGCACGTTTCGATGAAATAAAACAAAGTATACGTGCTTATTTCATGGTGGATGACCTTAGTAACCTGCAGCGCGGCGGGCGTTTGAATGGTGCCCAAGCGTTAGTTGGAAGTGTTTTGCAGGTGAAGCCGATACTCCATTTTGTTGATAAGGTAATCGTTCCATTTGAAAAAATCCGTACACGAAAAAAAGCAATGAGTCGCATCAGCGGATTGCTGGAAGAGGATGCCAGCAAAGGAAAACCTATTAAAGCTGTATTTATTCATGCAAATAATGAATTAGCTGCAGCAAAGATGCGTGATGATTTCTTGGAAAAATATCCATCGGCGGATACCTCGATCGGCTACTTCGGCCCAGTCATTGGAACCCATTTGGGCGAAGGTTCAGTAGGAATTTGCTGGTATATGAAATAG
- a CDS encoding sensor histidine kinase yields MAQKLSEKALDYVINEMIDVVENSKDEIFNISEESRKEHEHLVRELKETKEKVIQHITNGDQLEQKVRFSRRRLAEVSKYFDRYTETEIRKVYEKTHELQTKLAIMQQEEKVLREKRDEIERRLITLSQTIERAEGLAAKITVILTYLQDDFRQVNEMIEEAKEKQEFGLKIIEAQEEERRKISREIHDGPAQMLANILLRSELVDRTIREKSMDEALNEVKDVRKMIRTSLYEVRRIIYDLRPMALDDLGLIPTIKKYVSTIEDYNGVRIDFSSIGEDKRLNQKYEIAFFRLVQEAVQNAVKHAGAPLIQVKLEICTDFLTMVIKDNGKGFDPSMKKDKSFGLIGMRERVDMLEGELNIKSAKGEGTTIFIKVPYTI; encoded by the coding sequence ATGGCACAAAAATTAAGTGAAAAAGCGTTGGATTATGTCATTAATGAGATGATTGATGTGGTGGAGAATAGCAAGGACGAGATATTTAATATTAGCGAAGAGTCTCGGAAGGAGCATGAACATCTTGTACGTGAACTGAAAGAGACAAAAGAAAAAGTAATCCAGCATATTACCAATGGTGATCAACTTGAACAGAAGGTCAGGTTTTCCAGAAGACGACTAGCAGAGGTGAGTAAATATTTTGATCGATACACGGAAACTGAGATTCGCAAGGTATATGAGAAAACCCATGAACTACAAACAAAGCTAGCCATTATGCAACAAGAGGAAAAAGTGTTGCGTGAAAAGCGTGATGAGATTGAAAGAAGATTAATAACATTAAGCCAGACAATCGAGCGTGCAGAAGGACTAGCTGCCAAAATCACGGTCATACTTACATACTTGCAGGATGATTTCAGGCAAGTAAATGAAATGATTGAAGAAGCAAAGGAAAAACAAGAATTTGGGCTAAAAATTATTGAAGCACAAGAGGAAGAACGCAGAAAAATTTCCCGGGAAATTCATGATGGTCCAGCGCAGATGTTGGCAAATATTTTACTTCGATCAGAGCTTGTGGATCGGACTATTCGCGAAAAAAGTATGGATGAGGCATTAAATGAGGTAAAAGATGTGCGTAAGATGATTAGAACTTCCTTGTATGAAGTACGACGAATTATTTATGATCTGCGCCCAATGGCACTCGATGATTTAGGTCTCATACCAACAATTAAAAAATATGTTTCTACAATTGAAGATTACAATGGCGTTAGAATTGATTTTTCTTCCATTGGGGAGGACAAGCGCCTGAATCAAAAGTACGAAATCGCATTTTTTCGGTTAGTACAGGAGGCAGTGCAAAATGCGGTAAAACATGCAGGGGCTCCTTTAATACAGGTTAAGTTAGAAATTTGTACAGATTTTTTGACAATGGTTATTAAAGACAATGGAAAAGGCTTTGATCCTTCCATGAAAAAAGATAAATCTTTCGGGTTGATCGGCATGCGTGAGCGGGTTGACATGCTGGAGGGCGAACTAAATATCAAATCAGCAAAAGGGGAAGGCACTACCATTTTTATTAAAGTCCCGTATACGATATAG
- a CDS encoding YigZ family protein, giving the protein MLANYFTVKQEGSDQLTIQKSRFIGYVRRVESEEAAQDFIQEIKKKHHDATHNCSAYIIGEHDQIQKANDDGEPSGTAGVPILEVLKKQGLKDTAIVVTRYFGGIKLGAGGLIRAYGSTTSQAIQNTGIVKRQRMQGFSITVDYSLLGKLENVLRNSDHILESINYMENVEFIVYVKNGEEDGFHEWIVNLTSDQATIVEKGTAYVEIDVESTSEG; this is encoded by the coding sequence ATGTTGGCAAATTATTTTACCGTTAAGCAAGAGGGAAGTGATCAATTAACCATCCAAAAGTCCCGGTTTATTGGCTATGTTAGGCGTGTAGAATCAGAAGAAGCAGCACAGGATTTTATTCAGGAAATAAAGAAAAAGCATCATGACGCCACCCACAATTGTTCAGCATACATTATCGGCGAACATGATCAGATCCAAAAAGCAAATGATGACGGTGAGCCTAGTGGTACCGCTGGAGTACCCATTCTAGAGGTGTTAAAGAAACAGGGGTTAAAGGATACAGCTATTGTCGTTACAAGATACTTTGGTGGAATTAAACTAGGTGCAGGTGGCTTAATTCGTGCATATGGTAGCACAACCTCCCAAGCTATTCAAAATACCGGTATCGTAAAGAGGCAACGCATGCAAGGATTCTCCATAACCGTGGACTATTCACTACTCGGAAAACTTGAAAATGTATTGCGAAATTCGGACCATATCCTTGAATCTATCAACTACATGGAAAACGTAGAGTTCATCGTTTATGTAAAAAATGGCGAAGAGGACGGCTTTCACGAGTGGATAGTAAACCTGACAAGTGATCAGGCAACAATTGTAGAAAAAGGAACCGCCTATGTAGAAATTGATGTTGAATCTACTTCTGAGGGGTGA
- a CDS encoding helix-turn-helix domain-containing protein, whose protein sequence is MIGEKIKNLRQEKKMSLSELAERAGVAKSYLSSIERNLQSNPSIQFIEKISTVLAVSVNDLILEDNSEKTESLDDEWIDIVEEAMNSGVTKEQFREYLAFNKWRNKR, encoded by the coding sequence TTGATTGGTGAAAAAATAAAGAATTTACGCCAAGAGAAGAAAATGTCTCTTTCCGAATTAGCTGAAAGAGCAGGTGTTGCGAAGTCTTATTTAAGTTCTATAGAGCGAAATCTTCAAAGTAATCCATCGATACAGTTTATCGAGAAGATTAGTACAGTATTGGCTGTTTCTGTAAATGACCTGATCCTGGAAGATAATTCTGAAAAAACCGAGAGCCTGGATGATGAGTGGATAGATATTGTTGAAGAAGCTATGAATTCAGGTGTGACGAAAGAACAATTCAGGGAATACCTTGCATTTAATAAATGGCGAAATAAACGGTAA
- a CDS encoding LPXTG cell wall anchor domain-containing protein: protein MKIIFSIIGVLASVVLCFSLTGPAVVAEEADKQEIAINIMPEDVLFDVPNMKPGDWAPRTIVIQNNGEMGFEYFTTLRNDSGSEKLFNELVLEVSDGEGELYNGKLAEFNTLSPRFLEPSSEEELHFTVRFPAHLGNEFQGLAAQFSLIFSAKGEQSDTDEVISEGTIGSGDSYSAGGSRLPDTATNMFNLLLIGGLLLAAGVFLIVYNRKNVRKAEKL from the coding sequence ATGAAAATAATTTTTTCCATAATAGGTGTGCTAGCGAGTGTTGTACTCTGTTTCAGTCTGACGGGCCCTGCGGTGGTTGCTGAAGAAGCGGATAAACAGGAGATTGCGATTAACATTATGCCTGAGGATGTTTTATTCGATGTGCCTAATATGAAACCAGGAGATTGGGCTCCAAGGACAATTGTTATCCAGAACAATGGTGAAATGGGATTTGAGTACTTCACGACATTGCGAAATGATAGTGGCTCAGAAAAATTATTTAATGAACTGGTCCTTGAAGTTAGCGACGGTGAGGGAGAATTATATAATGGGAAACTTGCAGAATTCAATACCTTGTCCCCACGATTTTTGGAGCCGTCCAGTGAAGAAGAATTGCATTTTACAGTACGATTTCCCGCTCACTTAGGTAATGAGTTTCAAGGTCTTGCTGCACAATTTTCACTTATATTTTCAGCAAAAGGGGAACAGAGTGATACAGATGAAGTGATTAGTGAAGGAACAATTGGCAGTGGGGATAGTTATTCGGCTGGTGGTTCAAGACTTCCTGATACAGCTACCAATATGTTCAATTTATTATTGATCGGTGGCTTGCTTTTGGCAGCTGGGGTTTTCTTAATTGTCTACAATAGAAAAAATGTGAGGAAAGCGGAGAAACTGTAG